ACCGCCGCCGAGCTGGGCTTCGACGACAGCCGCTACCACGGTGACGGCTCCGAGGGGCAGCACGAGCTGGACCCGGTCGGCCGCTCGCTCATGCGTGAGGAGCGCCGCGCGGCCCTGGAGGCGCAGGCCCAGCAGCCCGGCGCTCACCGTCCGCTCTTCCGCGACGAGGTCGAGCCGCAGCAGAGCGGCTACGAGCAGCAGGCCCCGGCCTACGACGACCAGCAGCAGGTCGCGTACGACCAGGGCGTGCGGTACGACAACGAGCAGTACGCCACCGGTCAGTACCCGGCCCCGCAGTACGCCGAGGACGGTTACCGCGAGGAGCAGTACAGGACCGAGCAGTACCCGGCGGATCAGCAGTACTACCAGGACCAGCAGATCGCCTATCCGGAGCGCTCCGGTCAGGACGACTGGCCCTCCGCCGACGGCTATCAGCCGGAGTACGGCCAGGAAGCGGAATCTGCGCAGGCGGACCACACGGCCGACGCCGAGCGCGTAGGCTTCGACCGGCCGGGTCCGGCGCCGTCCGTCGTCCACGACATGACCGACGCGGGCCTCCCCCGCAGGGGTTCCTCCGGCGCGAACGGCAACGGAAGCGGCCACGGCGGTTCGCCCGCCGCGAGCGAGGGCCAGGACGACTGGCGCTCGTCCAACGACGAGCGCTGGCAGCGAGCCGAGCGCCTCAAGGAGCCGAAGGCGGGCGGGGTCACCTCGTCGGGGCTCCCGCGGCGGGTGCCCAAGGCCAATCTGGTCGAGGGCACCGCGGAACAGACCCCACAGGGCGGCCCCCAGGTCTCCCGCGACCCCGAGGACGTGCGGGGCAGGCTGAGCAACCTACGCCGCGGCGTCCAGCGGGGCCGCAGCGCAGGAAGTGACACGAATGGCCAGGGCTTCAGCCCTGATAGCACCTACAACCAGGAGCGTTAGTGTGAGCCCGATGAGCCAGGCGGCGCAGAACCTCAACTGGTTGATCACCAACTTCGTGGACAACACCCCCGGGGTGTCCCACACGGTGGTGGTCTCCGCCGACGGACTCCTCCTCGCGATGTCCGAGGGCTTCCCCCGCGACCGCGCGGACCAGCTCGCGGCCGTCGCCTCGGGTCTGACCTCGCTGACCGCGGGGGCGTCCCGGATCTTCGAGGGCGGCTCCGTGACCCAGACCGTTGTGGAGATGGAGCGAGGATTTCTCTTCATCATGTCCATCTCCGACGGCTCCTCGCTCGCCGTTCTCGCCCACCCGGATGCGGACATCGGTCTCGTTGGGTACGAAATGGCACTTCTTGTCGATCGTGCGGGCACGGTACTCACTCCGGACCTCCGCGCGGAGCTCCAGGGGAGCCTTCTCAACTAACAGACAGACGGTGCGTTTTCGCGCCTCGTGGCCGTAAGGTTCGGGACGCGGCTCCACAGTGATGGTGCCCGGCACAGTTGGAGGAGGAAGCAACGTGGCAACACCCCCAGACGGTTCGTCATCGGCGAACTGGTCCCCTGGCCACGGCCAGGGCGGCCAGCACGACGGCGGCCCGAACAGGTACAACTTCCCCTCCGCTCCGAGCCACCGCCGCCAGCCGTACGCGCAGCCCCAGCAGCCCGGGCCGCGTCCGTACGACCAGGGCACCCCGGCGCGTGCGCCCCGTATCCAGCCCGTACAACCCCAGCGGCGCGCCCCCGAACCGGCGCCCGCGGGGTCGGCGAACAACCCCCTGGTGCGCCCGTACGCCATGACGGGCGGCCGCACCAGGCCCCGTTACCAGCTCGCCATCGAGGCACTGGTGCACACCACGGCACAACCGCATCAGTTGCAGGGCCAGTTGCCCGAGCATCAGCGCATCTGCAACCTGTGCCGGGAGATCAAGTCGGTCGCCGAGATCTCGGCGCTGCTCTCCATCCCCCTCGGCGTCGCCCGGATCCTCGTAGCCGACCTGGCGGAGGCCGGGCTCGTCGCCATCCATCAGCCCGGCGGCGACGAGACCGCCGGCGGCCAGCCAGACGTGACACTGCTCGAAAGGGTGCTCAGTGGACTTCGCAAGCTCTAGCGGCGGAGCAACAGCCCGCTCCACCACCAGCGCGAAAATCGTGGTGGCGGGCGGCTTCGGCGTGGGCAAGACCACGTTCGTCGGGGCGGTCTCTGAGATCAACCCGCTGCGCACCGAGGCCGTCATGACGTCCGCGTCCGCGGGCATCGACGACCTGACCCACACCGGAGACAAGACCACCACGACGGTGGCCATGGACTTCGGCCGCATCACCCTGGACCAGGACCTGATCCTGTACCTCTTCGGCACGCCCGGACAGGACCGCTTCTGGTTCATGTGGGACGACCTCGTCCGTGGCGCGATCGGAGCGGTCGTCCTGGTCGACACCCGCCGCCTCGCCGACTGCTTCCCCGCGGTCGACTACTTCGAGAACTCCGGGCTCCCCTTCGTCATCGCCCTCAACGGCTTCGACGGCCACCAGCCCTACACCCCCGACGAAGTCCGCGAAGCACTCCAGATCGGACCGGACACCCCGATCATCACGACCGACGCGCGACACCGCGCGGACGCGAAGAGCGCGCTGATCACGCTGGTCGAGCACGCGCTGATGGCGCGGCTCCGATAGCGCTCCGTCCCACCTTTTCCCGTACGCGGATGAGGGCCCGCACGCTTCGGCGTGCGGGCCCCTGTCAGTTCTGGCGGTAGTGCTCGAACTGGGTGACCCCTTGGTAGCCGTAGCTCTCGGGGTGGAGCTCGTGGAGGGCGACGCCGCCGCGGGCGAGCGGGCCGAGGAGTTCCGACAGGAACGCGGCGGCTCCGGAGACGAAGGCCGCCTTCTCCGCCGCGCTGTTGGTGCCCGCGGTGATGCTGACCTCCAGATGCACGTCGCGGGCGCCGTCGGCCAGGGGTTTTCCGGCCACGTAGTAGCGGTCGGCGGGGACGGGGTCGAGGTGGACGATGGTGCGTCCGGCGGACTTGCCGAGCGCGGTGACGGCGAGTCCCGTCAGCCCTTCCGCGAGGCCGCGGGCGACGTCGGCGGGCAGGTCGGGGCCGGTGACGGTGGCTCTGATGTGGGGCATGGCTCTCCTCGGGTTCGCTGCCTGTTCCGCCGGGTGGGACGGCACCGGGCCACCCTCGCCCTGCCTGGCACGATGGGGCCAACGCAGCCCGCTCACCGCCCTATGAGGCCGCCTCATGACCGTGAACTTCCCGCAGCTCAGGGCCTTCGTCGCCGTGGTCGACGCGGGCGGCTTCGGCGCGGCCGCCGACGAGCTGGGTCTGAGCCAGTCGGCGGTCTCGCACGCGGTGGCGTCCCTGGAGCGGGAGTTGTCCGGGCCGCTGCTCGTCCGCGCCGGTCAGGTCCGCACGACGGCGCTCGGGGAGCGTGTCCTGCCGTACGCCCGTAGTGCGCTGTCGGCCGTGCGGGGCGTCGAGGAGGTGGCGGCGGACGCGGCGGGCACCCTGACCGGCACGGTGCGGCTCGCCGCGACGCCCACGGTCTGCCAGGGCCTGCTGCCGGACCTGACGGCACACTGGCGGGAGAGCTGTCCGCGCGTCACGGTACGGGTCTTCGAGGGGGACAGCGCCGAGATCGCGGGGTGGCTGGAGAACGGCACGGCGGACGCCGCCGTCCTGGTCGACCCGCCGCCGGGCCCCGGCGTCCGGCTCGCCGTCGACGGCTACCGCGCCCTGCTCCCCCGCGACCACCCGCTCGCGGCCGAGCCGGTCGTCGACGTGCGCGACCTGGAGGACGACGACTTCCTCATCTCGCCGGGCGGCTGCGAGGAGCGCGTGCGGGCGCTCCACGACCTGGCGGGGTTGCGGTTCGCCCCGGCGCAGCGGGTCCGCGACCTGGCGACCCTCATCAGCATGGTGCAGGCGGGCATCGGGGTGACGGTCCTGTCGGAGGTGTCACGGCCGCTGCTCCCGCCGGACCTGGTGCTGGTTCCGGTGGTGCCGCGGGCTGCGCGGCGGCTGGTTCTGAGCGGGCCTCGGGGGCGGGCCTGGCACCCCGCCGTGCGTGCGTTGGCGGAGTCCGCCGTTGGGCTCCTGGCGGAGGGCGCCCCTGCGGGGCGGTGAGCTGTCTGGTGATCCGCCTGCGGGCCGTAGGGGGCTGGTCGCGCGGTTCCCCGCGCCCCTGACGGGGCACTCCTGCGACGCGGCGAGGCCCCCGCCCTCCCGAGGGAGAGCAGGGGCCTCGACCGAACCGTGTGCGTCAGCCCTGCCAGCTGTGCGGGGCGCGGAAGCCCGGGGTGCGCTCCAGGCGGCGCCAGCCGGCCTTGTCGCGGCCGCGGCGGGCGGGAGCGGCGGGCTGGGCGGCGGCGCGGGCCAGCAGGATCGCGGTGATGGCCGCGACCTCCTCGGGCTCGGCGTGGCCCTTCTCGACGCGAATGTCGGGGGTAGTCATCTGCAGCGTTCTCCTTGTGGGCTACTGCGGGGGGTTGCCGTGCTTGCGCGAGGGCAGGTCGGCGTGCTTGTTCCGGAGCATGGCGAGGGACTTGATGAGGACCTCGCGGGTCTCGGCCGGGTCGATGACGTCGTCGACCAGACCGCGCTCCGCGGCGTAGTAGGGGTGCATCAGCTCGGCCTTGTACTCCTTGACCATGCGCGCGCGCATCGCCTCGGGGTCCTCGGCGGCCGCGATCTGACGCCGGAAGATCACGTTCGCGGCGCCCTCGGCGCCCATGACCGCGATCTCGTTGGTCGGCCAGGCGTAGGTGAGGTCGGCGCCGATCGACTGGCTGTCCATGACGATGTACGCGCCGCCGTACGCCTTGCGCAGGATCAGCGAGATCCGCGGGACGGTGGCGTTGCAGTACGCGTACAGGAGCTTGGCGCCGTGGCGGATGATGCCGCCGTGCTCCTGGTCGACGCCGGGCAGGAAGCCGGGGACGTCGAGCAGGGTGAGGATCGGGATGTTGAAGGCGTCGCACATCTGCACGAAGCGCGCGGCCTTCTCCGAGGCCTCGATGTCGAGGACACCGGCCAGGGCCTGCGGCTGGTTGGCGACGATGCCGACGACCTGGCCGTCGAGGCGGGCCAGGGCACAGATGATGTTGCGCGCCCAGCGCTCGTGGACCTCCAGGTAGTCGCCGTCGTCGACGAGCTCCTCGATGACCTTCGCCATGTCGTACGGCCGGTTGCCGTCCGCGGGGACCAGGTCGAGGAGGACGTCCGAGCGGCGCTCGACCGGGTCCTCCGACTCGTGGACCGGCGGGTTCTCCCGGTTGTTGGAGGGGAGCATCGAGATCAGGTAGCGGACCTCGGCCAGGCAGGTCTCTTCGTCGTCGTACGCGAAGTGGCAGACGCCGGAGGTCTCGGCGTGCACGTCCGCGCCGCCGAGGCCGTTCTGCGTGATCTCCTCGCCGGTCACCGCGCGGACGACGTCCGGCCCGGTGATGAACATCTGCGAGGTCTCACGGACCATGAAGACGAAGTCGGTGAGGGCGGGCGAGTACGCCGCGCCACCGGCGCACGGGCCGAGCATCACGCTGATCTGCGGGATGACGCCGGAGGCCTTGGTGTTGCGCTGGAAGATGCCGCCGTAGCCGGCGAGCGCCGAGACGCCCTCCTGGATACGGGCGCCCGCGCCGTCGTTCAGCGAGACCAGCGGGGCACCGGCCGCGATGGCCATGTCCATGATCTTGTGGATCTTCGTGGCGTGCGCCTCGCCGAGCGCGCCGCCGAAGATGCGGAAGTCGTGGGCGTAGACGAAGACCGTGCGGCCCTCCACCGTGCCCCAGCCGGTGATGACACCGTCCGTGTACGGCTTCTTGGCCTCCAGACCGAAGCCCGTGGCCCGGTGCCGGCGCAGCTGCTCGACCTCGTTGAACGAGTCCGGGTCGAGGAGCAGCTCGATCCGCTCGCGGGCGGTCAGCTTGCCCTTGGCGTGCTGGGCCTCGGTCGCCTTCTCGCTGGGCCCGCGCAGTGCCTCCGCACGGATCTCGTGCAGCTCGGCCACGCGGCCGCGCGAGTCGGTGGGCTCGCCCCCAGAGGAAGCGGTCTCGTCCAAAACGGTCATGTAGCGACCTTACGGAGGGCCCCCGGGTAAACGGACCGTCGACTATGAACAGTCTCCGGGCCGTTTTCCTGGCACCCCCGGACAGAAGCGGGCCGCGCCCATGAAGAAGTGACGGCTCAGACCCTCTGGAGTTGTGGGGTTTCCACAACGCAGCACACGGATCGCGGCTCGGCGACGCCCTCCGTCAGCTGAGAGTCACCTCACATCGGTGACTCGCGCAGGCCTTGCCCGGCGTGATCCGCAGCCGCAGCGAGCGGCCCGTGGCGAGCACCTCGACCGACGGGTCCTTGGAGACCACCCGGGACACGGGCCGGTTCCAGGTGAATTCAAGGGATTCTCCGGTGCGCGGCGGCTCGCTCAGATGCACCGTAGCGCCTCTCCCCCGCTGCCGTACCAGCACACTGGCCGGTGCGGTCACGGCAAGCCGCCCCGCCTCGCCCGCCTGCCAGAAGTTGGCGGCCGTCAGACCGAGTGCGTCCACGGCCACGGCCTGCGCCTTCGCCGAGTTGGCGAGGACCGACAACCAGCGGCGGTCGGCCGCGCGGGCCCGCAGGGTGCGGCGGGAGGCGCCGGGCATGAGGACATAGGCGTACGTAGCGTCCGCGGGGTCGGTTCCGTGGTCCAGCCAGAGCGTCTGCCAGCGCCTGGTCCGCCGCTCGGTGGAGCTGCCGGTGTTGATGTCGGACCAGGCTCCGGTGCGGTCCTCGCGGAGCGTCCTGAGCCGGGACGTGCCGTCGGGGAAGAGCCATCCGCCGTGCCCGTCGAGGTGGGCCCAGTGCGGGCGCGGACGGTCGTCGACGGTGAGGGCGGCGGTGCCGGACTCGCCCAGGTTGCGGTTGTCGACGACCGTCTCGACGGGGGTGCCGTCGGTGGCGGTGATCCCGGCGCCCAGGCAGATCACGGCGTCCGCGGCGCAGAACCACGACTTGCGGGCGTCGAGCGTGGAGCCGAGCCCCTTCAGGTGCTGGCCGACGGCGGCGAACTCACCGTCGGTCGCGCCACCCACCCACTTCACCGCGGGCCTGGCGGCGCCCCACTCGCCCCCGGCCCTGTCGGGGAGGCGCTTGGCGGACACGGTCGTGCCGGGCAGCCGGTACGGGTCGACGGTCGGCCAGAACCAGTCGGTGTACTGGTCGCCGTGCGCCCCGGCGCCCCACCAATAGACCATCCCTGCGCCCGTGTGCCAGCCGCGCGGATGCTCGCCGTTGCCGCATTCGTAGTACGCGATCCGGTCCGACGCCATCGAGAGGTTCACCGCGAACCCGGGGCGCCGGTGCACGGCACGGTCCATGGCCGGGAACAGCCGGTGCCCGACCGGTTCGGGCGCCGCCCGCACACCGGAGTCCGCCACGGCGTGCAGCCGCGCGAGGTCGGCGACGCCCAGTTGCCGGGCGGTGAGCAGCGGGGTGACGGTGTCCCGCTCGATCCACCCCTTGATCCGCGCGTGCCACCGCTCCCGCTCGGCGGCGCTCGCGCCGCCCGCGAGCATCGCCATGGCGGCGATCAGACCCTGCCCATGGAAGTGGTCGCTCCGCATGATCTTCCGGTCGTCGCCCTTCAGGTAACCCCGGCTGACGGCACGCCCGTTGACGCTGTCCATCATGAGCCCGTCGTAGATCAAGGGTGCGTACGCCCGCTCGACGCTGTCCAGGATGATCTGCTTCTTGGGGTCGGTGACGGCCCAGGTCGACCCGGCGAGCAGCGCGAAGAGCCGGCCGAGACCGTCGAGCATGACCTGCCCGTACGTACCCGAGTAGGCGACCCAGGTGTGCTGCACGAACGAGCCGTCCTCGTAGAGGCCGTCGCCCTTGGTGACGTAGGGGAAGACCGGTGAGAGCGCGTCGCGGGCGAGGGCGACCTTGGCCGGGTTCCCGCCGAGGATGCCGCGCAGGGCGACGGAGCGGCACAGGTCGACGCGGTTGGCGCCGGTGGAGGTGCCGGTGTAGTCGGCGAGCGCGGAGTCGGGAACGAAGTGGTCGACGGCGGCGAAGGCCTTGTCCCTGCGGGCGGCGCCGAGTTCGTCGTGGAGCGCGGCCACGATGTCCATGAGCAGCCGGGGGCTGCCTATCTGCCACTCCCACCAGTTGCCGTAGCGGGTGGTGGAGGCGTTGTAGACGGTGGCGGCGACGTGGTCGAGGCCACGCAGGATGTCGGTGAGGAGCCCGGCGTCGCCGGTGGATCCCGTGCCTTCACAGACGTACGCCTGGGTCATCGTCCAGAGCCTGCTGTGGCTGAGGGTGATGCCTGCGGGTGGGTCGAACGGGGCGTCGGGCCAGAGGGACTTGGCGGCCGGGGCCATGGCGGCGCGGAAGGTGCGGGCCAGGTCGCCGGTCTCCTTCAGGCGGGAGGCGTACGGCTCGGTGGCGGGGTCGTAGCCGGTGCCTAGGGAGATCTCCAGCCAGCGGGCGCGGAGGGCGGCGAACTCGTCATCGGCGGCGGAGATCGCGGCGCTGGAGGTCGCGGCGGCGGACGGTGTCGTCGCCGTTGAGGTGGCTGCCGCTGCGGCACTGAAAGCGGTTGCGGCGAGGAAGGTTCGGCGGGTGGGCGTCATGCGACAGGGGTGTATCAGCGTACAGAAAGCGCTGTCTATACCTCTGGCAGAGATGGCCGCACACCGCGGAAGGCCGCGCGACGTCTCCGTCGCGCGGCCCGTCCCGCGAGACACCCCCGTGGCTCCGCGGGGTCTATGGGGTGTGGGGTGTGAGGTGTGGGGTCGGTCAGCTCATCGCTTCGCGTCCCGCTTGAACAGCGAGCGCGCCCAGAAGAAGCCGAGCAGGGCGATGGCGATGCCCCAACCCACCGCGAGCGGACCGAACTTGCCGATCTCGGTACCGGTCAGCAGCCCGCGCAGGGTCTCGGTGAAGGCGGTGTAGGGCTGCCATTCGGCGAAGTGGCGCAGCCAGCCCGGCATCGAGTCGAGCGGCACGAACACGCTGCTGAGGAACGGCAGCAGGAAGGAGAACGGCAGAGCGACACTGCTGGCTGCCTCCGGTGCCTTGACGAGCTGGCCGAGTGCGACGGCGAGCCAGGTGAGGGCGGTGCTCATGAGGGTGAGCAGAGCGGCGGCCGCCAGCCACTCGACGGGCTCGGCGCCGGAGCGGAAGCCGATGAGGAGGGCGACCCCGGTGACGAAGACGATGGTGATCATCGTCTGGATGACGGCGCCGACGGCCCGTCCCGTGAGGATCGACGAGCCGTTGATCGGCATGGTCCTGAACCGGGCCACGATGCCCTCGGTCATGTCGGTGCAGACGCCGACCGTGGTGGGCAGGACACCGGAGCCGACGGCCATGAGCAGGATGCCGGGGACGAGGTAGTCGATGTAGTCACCGGAGCCTTCGGCGCCCATGCCGGCGGACATCGTGCCGCCGAAGACGTAGTTGAACAGCAGCAGCATGGCGATGGGCATGCTGACCAGGCTGATCGTCATCGCCGGGTAGCGGCGGGCGTGCCGGAGGTTGCGGCGCAGCATGGTGAGGGAGTTCTGCAGCGCGGAGGTGGGGGCGGGGACGTGGGTCCGCGTGACCGCCGAGGCGGTCCTGGGGGCGGGGGTGGTGACGGTGCTCATCGGGTCGTCGCTTTCTCGTGGTCGGGGCGGCCGGTCACGGCGAAGAAGACGTCGTCCAGGTCGGGGGTGTCGATCGTGAGCCCCTCGACCTCGATGCCGGTGGCGTCGACGCGGTCGAGCACCGCCTTGACGGACTTCAGGCTGCCGTCGCTGGGAATGTGCAGGGTCAGGTCGTCCTCGCCCCGGCTGCCGAGACCGAGCAGCCGCACGGCGTCGTCGAGACCGCCGGGATCGGCGAAGCGGAGCTGGACGTGCCCGCCGGGGACGAGGCGCTTCAGCTCGCCGGGGGTGCCCTCGGCGACGAGCTTGCCGCCGCTCAACACGGCGATGCGGTCGGCGAGTTGGTCGGCCTCCTCCAGGTACTGCGTGGTGAGGAAGATGGTCACGCCGTCGGCCACGAGCTGACGGACGATCTCCCACATGCCGTGGCGGCTGCGCGGGTCGAGACCGGTGGTCGGCTCGTCCAGGAAGATCACGCGTGGGCTGCCGACGAGGGTCATCGCGATGTCGAGCCGGCGCCGCATGCCGCCGGAGTACGTCGCGGCGGGCCGCCGCGCGGCCTCGACGAGGTCGAACCGCTCGACGAGTTCGGCGGCCAGGTGCCGTCCCTGCCGCCGGCCGAAGCCGTACAGGTCCGCCATGAGCGTCAGGTTCTCCTCGCCGGTGAGGAGGTTGTCGACGGCGGAGAACTGTCCGGTGACACCGATCGCGGCACGCACGGCGTCGGGTTCCCGCGCCAGGTCGTGCCCTGCGACGCGGGCTTCGCCGGAGTCGGCGGAGATGAGCGTGGAGAGGATCTGCACGGCGGTCGTCTTGCCCGCACCGTTGGGCCCGAGCAGGGAGAAGATCGTGCCTTGCGGAATGTCGAGGTCGATGCCGTCCAGCACGGTTTTCTGGCCGTAGGCCTTGTGGAGGTTGGTGGCGGTGATGGCGGAGGGGCGGGAGGTGTGGGTGTCGGTGCCGGTGTGGTTGTGACGGGGGTGATGGGGGTGATGGGTGTCGCGGGGCGTTGGCATGTCCGGTCCTTTTCGGGCGAGGGCGGGGATGCGATGGGCGGATGTGGGGTGCGCTCGGGCACGGGCCGATGGCACCGGGACGCACGGGTTTTGGGTATGGCGGGGGGGGCGACGGGTCTTTCAGGCAGGGCGGCGCCCCGGAAGGCTTCCGGTGAGGTTCGTCCGGGGACGGGGGCGCGGCCTGGGCCGCGGGGCATCCGCGGGGCCGTGAGGCGAGGCGGGGAGAGGCGGCTCGAGGGGCCGGAGAGGTTCGCACCGGAGGGCGTCGCGAGCGGACGTCCACTCCGGGGGCGGGGCAGGACCAGATGGGCCGGGGCAGGACCCAGTAAGCAGGAGTCGCCCTGACAAGTAAGTCAGTATCGGCAGGCCGAGGTCAGTCCCGGTGGGCCGGAGTCGGGCGCAGTAGGCCTGGGTTCAGCGCAGGGGGCGGGTGGGCCACATGGGCCACAGCAGCAGCCGGAAGGGCCTGGCCGCACCCGTGGGCCCGCAGGGCGGATCAGGCCCCTTGGCTTGCCGCGCGCGTCACGCTCGGTGGATCTTGATGTCGCCGATTCCCGTGCGGGCGTGGACCTTTACCGTGTCGGCCGGCTCGTCGGGCGCCGACGGTCCCGACTCCTCCAGCGCCTGGCTGACCGTTCCCGCCTTGGTCCGTACGTCGAGCCACGCCGCCGTGCCCTCGCGGATACCGATCTCGATCTTGCCCGCGGCCGCCTCGACGACGGTCTCGCCGCGGGCCACCTCGCCCAACCGCACCGCCCCGTTGGCCGTCTTGACGCTGACGTCGGCGGCCGCGCGGTCGACGGTGACGGAGCCGTTGGACGCCTTCACCTTGATGTTGCCCTCGACGTCGCCCAACACCGTGATGCCGTTGGAGTTCTTGATGTCGACCGTCCCCCTGACCTCACCGACGCGGACCTCACCCGAGGAGGTGGAGACGTCGACCTGCCCGTCCGCGCGGCCCAGGGAGACGTCGCCGTACCCCGTGGTCAGCTTCGCGGACGCGGTCCGCTCCAGCTGGATGTCGCCCGCCGAGACCTTGACCTCGCAGTCGCCGAGCCCGCCCTGGGCGGAGACGTGCGCCATGACGGTCGTGGCGTGCACCCCGGAACCCGTCGGCAGCACGATGTCCACGTCGACGGACGGGCCCTTGCCGAACATGGGGCGGTCCTTGGGACCCTTGACCAGCAGCTTGCCGTTGGCGAACTCGACGCGGGTGCGCTCGGCCGCCTTGACGTCCGCTTCCTGCGTCGCGCTGCTGGGCCGTACGTCGACGACCGTGTCCTCACGGTCCCCTGCGGTGATCCGGAGCGTCCCGACCCGGAGGGTGACGGTGGCGCTGATGGGCTTCGGGCTGTCGAAAGAAGGCATGGCTGTCCCGTCCTAAGGGCTCGCCGAGCCTCAAGGGCTCGGTCGGCGAAGGCTGTTGGGGAGTTCTGGTACGAGTACTGGCGCGAGTTCCAGTACGAGTACGGGAGCGAGTACGGATGGGCAGTGCCCGGAGGGGCGTGGGGATCGGCGGGTCGGGCGGCGCGTACTGAACGCGCGTCCGCGCTACCGCACCCAGCCCGTGAACCCCGTCCCGGAGTTCCACGATTCGCGGCGGCCGCCCCCCGCACCCGCCCGGCCACCCCGGCCGTCGGGCTGGTCCAACGCGCCGGACACCGCGCGGACGAGCCACGCGTTGACCGAGAGGCCGTCCCGGCTCGCCGCCTCCTCCACACGCGACTTGACGTGGGCGGGAAGGCGGAGGTTCACCCGGGCGGTGCCCCCGTCGTCCACCGCGTCGGACGCCGCCGGCGGCGGGGCCGGCGCCGGCTGGGCCGCCATCAGCGCCGCGTACTCGGCCTGGGCGTCGAACGGCTCGCCCGCGGGCGGCGGCGTCACCACGAACTCCGGGTCGACGCCACGCAGTCGTACGTCCACCGAGCCGGGCGCGAGGTCGACGGTGATCTCGTCCGCGGCGGCGGAGAGCGCGTTCAGCAGGGTGAGCCGGGCGGCCGACTCCAGCGGGGCGGTGAGGCGCTCGGCCAGGGCCCGCGCCTCGTCCCCGCCCGCTTCGGCGGCCACGGCGAGTTCCTGCCGGAGCTGATCGACGTACTGCGTGAGGTTCATGACGCCATCATGGCACCATGGTGGCGCCATTGCAAGCACCTTTGGCGCTGCCGCCGCGCCGACCATGCCCTCGAAAGCACATTTGCGCAGGTCAACCCTGACACACATGCGCGTGACGCCATCCCTGCGCCACCTTGGCGCCAGACCGCACCCCCGTAGAGCCACACCCCCACCATCCCGCCACACCGAGAACGGCCCGTTCTAGAGGTTGAAAGTTGAACAGAATCGCGCTACCTTCGATCTCGTTGAACATTCAACAGCAGCTTACGCAAGCAAGCAGCAGCTCCCCACCGGAGCTCGTCCTCAAGGAGCACGTCATGGGTCTCTTCGGCCGCAAGAACGACACCGACACCGTCACCACCCCCGCTGCCGCCGCCCCCGCCGCGGTCAGCCCCGATCTCGCCGCGCTGACCGGCGAGTACACGATCGACCCGTCGCACACGACGATCGGTTTCGTCGCCCGCCACGCCATGGTCACGAACGTCAAGGGCTCCTTCCTCGACTTCACGGGCTCCCTGCACCTGGACGGCTCGGAACCGTCCCGTTCGACGGCCTCCCTCGACATCAAGATGGAGAGCATCGACACGGGCAACGCCGACCGCGACGGCCACCTGAAGAGCGCGGACTTCTTCAAGACCGACGAGTTCCCCGAGATGACCTTCCGTTCCACCAAGACGGAGGCGCTGGGCGGCGACGACTACCGCGTCACCGGTGACCTGACGATCCTGGGCACCACGAAGCCGGTCACGATCGACCTGGAGTTCAACGGTTCGGCCAAGGACCCGTTCGGCAACGAACGCGTCGGCTTCGAGGGCAAGGCGGAGATCCTGCGTTCGGAGTGGGGCCTCACCTGGAACGCCGCGCTGGAGACCGGCGGCATGCTCGTCTCCGACAAGATC
The window above is part of the Streptomyces venezuelae genome. Proteins encoded here:
- a CDS encoding LysR family transcriptional regulator, whose protein sequence is MTVNFPQLRAFVAVVDAGGFGAAADELGLSQSAVSHAVASLERELSGPLLVRAGQVRTTALGERVLPYARSALSAVRGVEEVAADAAGTLTGTVRLAATPTVCQGLLPDLTAHWRESCPRVTVRVFEGDSAEIAGWLENGTADAAVLVDPPPGPGVRLAVDGYRALLPRDHPLAAEPVVDVRDLEDDDFLISPGGCEERVRALHDLAGLRFAPAQRVRDLATLISMVQAGIGVTVLSEVSRPLLPPDLVLVPVVPRAARRLVLSGPRGRAWHPAVRALAESAVGLLAEGAPAGR
- a CDS encoding roadblock/LC7 domain-containing protein: MSQAAQNLNWLITNFVDNTPGVSHTVVVSADGLLLAMSEGFPRDRADQLAAVASGLTSLTAGASRIFEGGSVTQTVVEMERGFLFIMSISDGSSLAVLAHPDADIGLVGYEMALLVDRAGTVLTPDLRAELQGSLLN
- a CDS encoding GTP-binding protein, whose translation is MDFASSSGGATARSTTSAKIVVAGGFGVGKTTFVGAVSEINPLRTEAVMTSASAGIDDLTHTGDKTTTTVAMDFGRITLDQDLILYLFGTPGQDRFWFMWDDLVRGAIGAVVLVDTRRLADCFPAVDYFENSGLPFVIALNGFDGHQPYTPDEVREALQIGPDTPIITTDARHRADAKSALITLVEHALMARLR
- a CDS encoding acyl-CoA carboxylase subunit epsilon, producing the protein MTTPDIRVEKGHAEPEEVAAITAILLARAAAQPAAPARRGRDKAGWRRLERTPGFRAPHSWQG
- a CDS encoding tautomerase family protein, giving the protein MPHIRATVTGPDLPADVARGLAEGLTGLAVTALGKSAGRTIVHLDPVPADRYYVAGKPLADGARDVHLEVSITAGTNSAAEKAAFVSGAAAFLSELLGPLARGGVALHELHPESYGYQGVTQFEHYRQN
- a CDS encoding DUF742 domain-containing protein, whose amino-acid sequence is MATPPDGSSSANWSPGHGQGGQHDGGPNRYNFPSAPSHRRQPYAQPQQPGPRPYDQGTPARAPRIQPVQPQRRAPEPAPAGSANNPLVRPYAMTGGRTRPRYQLAIEALVHTTAQPHQLQGQLPEHQRICNLCREIKSVAEISALLSIPLGVARILVADLAEAGLVAIHQPGGDETAGGQPDVTLLERVLSGLRKL
- a CDS encoding acyl-CoA carboxylase subunit beta, yielding MTVLDETASSGGEPTDSRGRVAELHEIRAEALRGPSEKATEAQHAKGKLTARERIELLLDPDSFNEVEQLRRHRATGFGLEAKKPYTDGVITGWGTVEGRTVFVYAHDFRIFGGALGEAHATKIHKIMDMAIAAGAPLVSLNDGAGARIQEGVSALAGYGGIFQRNTKASGVIPQISVMLGPCAGGAAYSPALTDFVFMVRETSQMFITGPDVVRAVTGEEITQNGLGGADVHAETSGVCHFAYDDEETCLAEVRYLISMLPSNNRENPPVHESEDPVERRSDVLLDLVPADGNRPYDMAKVIEELVDDGDYLEVHERWARNIICALARLDGQVVGIVANQPQALAGVLDIEASEKAARFVQMCDAFNIPILTLLDVPGFLPGVDQEHGGIIRHGAKLLYAYCNATVPRISLILRKAYGGAYIVMDSQSIGADLTYAWPTNEIAVMGAEGAANVIFRRQIAAAEDPEAMRARMVKEYKAELMHPYYAAERGLVDDVIDPAETREVLIKSLAMLRNKHADLPSRKHGNPPQ